In a single window of the Pseudoxanthomonas sp. F37 genome:
- a CDS encoding glycosyltransferase: MSMTWADVRFMLERTRGLVRRGLTSLRTRGLAATWARVRRQFTRHPRLPPASLYRPAEAPFAPFAVPASDAPRVSIVVPVYNQAAHTLGCLRALAGHPPSVACEIIVVDDGSSDQTHAWMTSIAGLRYHVRAGNGGFIAACNDGAALARGDYLVFLNNDTFPQPGWLDALLDTFGAWPEAGLVGAQLVYPDGRLQEAGGVVFDDGSAWNYGRFESPDDPRYASVRDADYCSGAAIIVPTALFRDIGGFDTRYAPAYYEDTDLAFAVRARGLRVLYQPAARVVHLEGITAGTDTGSGIKAYQVRNRALFARKWARALIGQPAAGTLPSPSTLARGRRQVLVVDTETPRPRHDSASLRMANLMRLLVAEGAHVVFLPADLRDAGEDTAALRQLGVESWHAPFAGSIASWMRAHGARFDVVLLSRHYVAAELIPLVRRFAPQARVVFDTVDLHFLREQRGADLAGDDALRRSAGKTRDRELALMRRADTTLVVSPVERDMLAALLPATARVEVLSNLHELAGNGAAFAQRRDLVFVGGFRHPPNADAMLWFGREIFPRIRARLPEVRLHCIGAEPPAQVRALQDIPGITVHGHVPDLAPYMEGARVAVAPLRFGAGVKGKVNLSMAHGQPVVATPCAVEGMHLADGHDVLVAEGAEAFADAVVRLYEDASLWNRLSTHGRENIRRHFSMDAARDTVRRIFF; encoded by the coding sequence ATGTCGATGACGTGGGCCGACGTGCGCTTCATGCTGGAACGCACGCGCGGCCTGGTCCGTCGAGGCCTGACCAGTCTGCGCACGCGCGGCCTGGCGGCGACCTGGGCGCGGGTGCGCCGGCAGTTCACGCGGCACCCCCGGTTGCCGCCCGCGTCGCTGTACCGGCCGGCCGAGGCGCCCTTCGCCCCGTTCGCGGTGCCCGCCAGCGACGCCCCCCGCGTCAGCATCGTCGTCCCCGTCTACAACCAGGCCGCGCATACCCTGGGCTGCCTGCGCGCGCTGGCCGGACATCCACCGTCGGTCGCCTGCGAGATCATCGTCGTGGACGACGGATCCAGCGACCAGACGCACGCCTGGATGACATCCATCGCCGGACTGCGTTACCACGTGCGCGCCGGCAACGGAGGGTTCATCGCCGCATGCAACGACGGGGCCGCGCTGGCGCGCGGCGATTACCTGGTCTTCCTCAACAACGACACGTTCCCGCAGCCGGGCTGGCTCGACGCGCTGCTGGACACGTTCGGCGCGTGGCCCGAGGCGGGTCTTGTGGGCGCTCAGCTGGTCTACCCGGACGGCCGCCTGCAGGAAGCCGGCGGCGTGGTGTTCGACGACGGCTCGGCCTGGAACTACGGACGCTTCGAATCGCCCGACGATCCGCGCTACGCCAGCGTGCGCGATGCCGACTACTGCTCGGGTGCCGCAATCATCGTGCCCACCGCGCTCTTCCGCGATATCGGCGGCTTCGACACGCGCTATGCGCCGGCCTACTACGAAGACACCGACCTGGCCTTCGCCGTCCGCGCGCGCGGCCTTCGCGTGCTCTACCAGCCGGCGGCGCGTGTGGTGCACCTGGAAGGCATCACGGCCGGCACGGACACCGGCAGCGGAATCAAGGCCTACCAGGTGCGCAACCGCGCCCTGTTCGCGCGGAAGTGGGCCCGGGCGCTCATCGGGCAACCGGCAGCGGGCACCCTGCCCTCGCCCTCGACGCTGGCGCGCGGCCGACGGCAGGTGCTGGTCGTCGATACCGAGACGCCACGCCCCCGGCACGATTCGGCGTCATTGCGCATGGCCAACCTGATGCGCCTGCTGGTCGCGGAAGGCGCGCATGTGGTGTTCCTGCCGGCGGACCTGCGCGATGCAGGGGAGGACACGGCGGCCCTGCGGCAGCTTGGCGTCGAAAGCTGGCATGCCCCGTTCGCCGGCAGCATCGCCTCGTGGATGCGTGCGCACGGTGCACGCTTCGACGTGGTGCTGCTGTCGCGCCATTACGTGGCCGCCGAGCTGATTCCGCTGGTGCGCCGTTTCGCGCCGCAGGCGCGCGTCGTGTTCGACACCGTCGACCTGCATTTCCTCCGTGAACAGCGCGGCGCGGACCTCGCCGGCGACGACGCCCTCCGCCGCAGCGCCGGGAAGACGCGCGACCGCGAACTCGCGCTGATGCGCCGGGCGGACACGACGCTGGTCGTCAGCCCGGTCGAACGCGACATGCTGGCCGCGCTGCTGCCGGCGACCGCCCGCGTGGAGGTACTGTCCAACCTGCACGAACTCGCCGGCAACGGCGCAGCTTTCGCGCAACGCCGGGACCTGGTGTTCGTGGGCGGCTTCCGCCATCCGCCGAATGCCGATGCCATGCTCTGGTTCGGCCGCGAGATCTTTCCCCGCATCCGGGCGCGGCTGCCCGAGGTGCGCCTCCACTGCATCGGCGCCGAGCCTCCCGCGCAGGTCCGTGCGCTGCAGGACATTCCCGGCATCACGGTGCATGGCCACGTGCCGGACCTCGCGCCTTACATGGAGGGGGCGCGCGTGGCGGTCGCGCCGCTGCGCTTCGGCGCCGGCGTCAAAGGCAAGGTGAACCTGAGCATGGCGCATGGCCAGCCCGTGGTGGCGACGCCGTGCGCAGTGGAGGGCATGCACCTGGCGGACGGCCACGACGTACTGGTCGCGGAAGGCGCCGAGGCCTTCGCCGATGCGGTGGTGCGCCTGTACGAAGACGCCTCGCTCTGGAACCGCCTGTCCACGCACGGTCGCGAGAACATCCGCAGGCACTTTTCCATGGATGCCGCACGCGACACGGTCCGGCGGATCTTCTTCTAG
- a CDS encoding bifunctional (p)ppGpp synthetase/guanosine-3',5'-bis(diphosphate) 3'-pyrophosphohydrolase, translated as MVPPVHDIATLLQRPALQALPEPLRHSLAAASMQDGADAGMPDPVGVAADTLDTLAVLSADGDVMLAALLYAVPALQSAVRGGKDTSAALADLREGQAAAAQVWALHAEQERSVNTEGLRRLLLAIVRDLRVVTILLARQLARMRAAGALPEAERQALARLTRDIHAPLANRLGIWQLKWELEDLAFRYLQPQVYKQIATQLDEKRTGRERYIAAVIASLQKALAEHGIRAEISGRPKHIYSIWRKMQRKQVGFDELYDLRAVRIAVDDVAACYAALGVVHALWVPIPSEFDDYIARPKANDYRSLHTAVVGPEGRTLEVQIRTHEMHAQAELGVAAHWKYKEGKGGGDAFDRKIAWMRRLLDGSGEAAGEGTLAGDLDAELVEDRVYALTPKGEVVDLPRGGTVLDFAYHVHTMVGHRTRGAKVNGRIVPLNHVLRSGDRVEILTSKEPEPRRDWLLPANAFLASGRSRDKVRAWFHKLDRVRNLQAGRELLEKELKRLGLHQADLAGVAKKFHADSIDDLYIQVALGDVGPHQVGRALHEEQRAAAEPEASALPVRRPPRRVAAPGKSKFTVQGVGNLLVQLARCCQPVPGEPIAGYLTRVRGVTVHRADCASFARLAAASPQRVLPVEWGQAGGGYEVDVQVTALDRKWLLKDITTLIAQEEANVLDINSQGNRASGRVHLRLRLKVADFGQLSTLLGKLDALPGVEDARRSG; from the coding sequence ATGGTGCCCCCCGTTCACGACATCGCCACGCTGCTGCAACGGCCCGCGCTGCAAGCGCTGCCGGAGCCGCTGCGGCATTCGCTCGCCGCCGCGTCAATGCAGGACGGCGCCGATGCCGGCATGCCCGATCCGGTGGGCGTGGCCGCGGACACGCTGGATACGCTGGCGGTCCTGTCCGCCGATGGCGACGTGATGCTGGCCGCGCTGCTGTACGCGGTGCCTGCCCTGCAGTCCGCGGTGCGGGGCGGCAAGGACACGTCCGCCGCGCTGGCCGACCTGCGCGAGGGCCAGGCGGCGGCGGCCCAGGTGTGGGCCCTGCACGCCGAGCAGGAACGCAGCGTCAACACCGAAGGCCTGCGCCGGTTGCTGCTGGCGATCGTGCGCGACCTGCGGGTGGTGACGATCCTGCTGGCCCGCCAGCTGGCGCGCATGCGCGCGGCCGGCGCGCTGCCCGAGGCCGAACGCCAGGCGCTGGCGCGGCTCACCCGCGACATCCACGCGCCGCTGGCGAACCGGCTGGGCATCTGGCAGCTGAAGTGGGAACTGGAGGACCTGGCGTTCCGCTACCTCCAGCCCCAGGTCTACAAGCAGATCGCCACCCAGCTGGACGAGAAGCGCACCGGGCGCGAGCGCTACATCGCCGCGGTGATCGCCAGCCTGCAGAAGGCCCTGGCCGAGCACGGCATCCGCGCCGAGATCAGCGGCCGGCCGAAGCACATCTACAGCATCTGGCGGAAGATGCAGCGCAAGCAGGTCGGGTTCGACGAACTCTACGACCTGCGCGCGGTGCGCATCGCGGTGGACGACGTGGCGGCGTGCTATGCGGCGCTGGGCGTGGTGCATGCGCTGTGGGTGCCCATTCCCAGCGAGTTCGACGACTACATCGCCCGGCCCAAGGCCAACGACTACCGCTCGCTGCACACCGCGGTGGTCGGCCCCGAGGGAAGGACGCTGGAAGTGCAGATCCGCACGCACGAGATGCATGCGCAGGCCGAACTGGGCGTGGCCGCGCACTGGAAGTACAAGGAAGGCAAGGGCGGCGGCGACGCGTTCGACCGCAAGATCGCCTGGATGCGCCGCCTGCTGGACGGCAGCGGCGAGGCGGCGGGCGAGGGCACGCTGGCCGGCGACCTGGACGCGGAGCTGGTGGAGGACCGCGTGTACGCGCTGACGCCCAAAGGCGAAGTGGTGGACCTGCCGCGCGGCGGCACGGTACTCGATTTCGCCTACCACGTGCACACCATGGTCGGGCACCGGACGCGCGGGGCGAAGGTCAACGGGCGCATCGTGCCGCTCAACCACGTGCTGCGCAGCGGCGATCGCGTCGAGATCCTGACCTCGAAGGAGCCCGAGCCCCGCCGCGACTGGCTGCTGCCGGCCAACGCTTTCCTCGCCAGTGGGCGCTCGCGCGACAAGGTGCGGGCGTGGTTCCACAAGCTGGACCGCGTGCGCAACCTGCAGGCCGGGCGCGAACTGCTGGAGAAGGAGCTCAAGCGGCTCGGCCTGCACCAGGCCGACCTGGCCGGCGTGGCGAAGAAGTTCCATGCCGACAGCATCGACGATCTCTACATCCAGGTGGCGCTGGGCGATGTCGGGCCGCACCAGGTCGGGCGCGCCCTGCACGAAGAGCAGCGGGCGGCCGCCGAACCCGAAGCCTCCGCGCTGCCCGTGCGGCGTCCGCCACGCAGGGTCGCCGCACCGGGCAAGTCGAAGTTCACCGTGCAGGGCGTGGGCAACCTGCTGGTTCAGCTGGCGCGCTGTTGCCAGCCGGTGCCCGGCGAGCCGATCGCGGGCTATCTGACGCGCGTGCGCGGCGTCACCGTGCACCGCGCCGACTGCGCCTCGTTCGCGCGGCTGGCCGCCGCCAGCCCGCAGCGCGTACTGCCGGTGGAGTGGGGCCAGGCCGGCGGCGGCTACGAGGTCGACGTGCAGGTCACGGCGCTGGACCGCAAATGGCTGCTGAAGGACATCACCACGCTGATCGCCCAGGAAGAAGCCAACGTGCTGGACATCAACAGCCAGGGCAACCGCGCCAGCGGTCGCGTGCATCTGCGCCTGCGCCTGAAGGTGGCCGATTTCGGCCAGCTCTCGACCCTGTTGGGCAAGCTGGATGCGCTGCCGGGCGTGGAAGACGCACGACGTTCAGGCTGA
- the hrpA gene encoding ATP-dependent RNA helicase HrpA, giving the protein MNIPRDPAPTRPDRAALEQGRRALDRALSRDRGRLQGLWSRWQGKPADAGVRQAFEQALNASIATRERRLSTVPAVTLDASLPIAREGERIIELIRQHQVVVIAGETGSGKTTQLPKLCLAAGRGVAGMIGCTQPRRIAARAVARRVAEELKTELGRGVGFQVRFNDQVGEDTHIKFMTDGILLAEIASDRWLSAYDTIIVDEAHERSLNIDFLLGYLKQLLRKRRDLKVIVTSATIDTGRFARHFDDAPVISVEGRTYPVEVRYRALEGEGGQEGDRTVNDAIVGAVDEITRLDARGDVLVFLPGEREIRDAHQALERRKYRNTEVLPLYARLSNQDQDRVFNPGPNRRIVLATNVAETSLTVPRIRYVVDPGFARVKRYSPRNKLDRLHIEPVSQASANQRKGRCGRVAEGICYRLYAEADFQARPEFTDPEIRRSSLAGVILRMLQLGLGRIEDFPFLEAPDERAIADGWQQLAELGAIDGERRLTAIGRQMARLPVDVKLARMLVAAQAAGCLRPMLVIASFLGIQDPRERPADARGAADTAHAQFADGRSEFVGVLRLWDAYRQAHEDLTQSRLRDWCGRHFLGFLRMREWRELHRQLRLLCEELGWKEEDADASMAPLLDGSRAPPVARDDAAAAKATRGQLHRAARLAREGRTEAAPVAARVQPEPAPAGDGYSERVRAGAYQTLHRALIAGLPTQVGHRTEKGDFQAPRQRRFLPFPGSPLSKRPPPWLLVANLLDTQKVWGMTLAAIEPDWVIAELPHLLLRRHFDPHWSRAQGQVLASEQISLFGLVLAPKKPVHYGRIAPGEAHDIFVRQGLVTGEINTRAGFVADNLKTLEQAREEEAKLRRAGLVADEDWQARWYLDRVPSEIHSAAGLDAWWKALPADKRRALHWSLTDLLPGEGSEEDRYPKYFALGDARLPLHYRFEPGAADDGVTLEVPLHLLNALDPARLSWLAPGFVADKAAGLIRSLPKAMRRNYVPAPDFGRAFFEAFPKPTADDLRGELARFLSRATGVAVGAIDFDETALEPHLRMNLRLREDPRGGDEGRVLAESRDLDALRARFGAKAGQAFAARAGRAMAASGLRDFPAQAIPHEVPGEAGVPAYPALRDEGDTVALQVFADRAEAEASHPHGVRRLLRIALADKVKQARKQLPVSPKTGLLYAAIESQERLRGDIVDAAMNAVLADVLDTIRDRAAFEQRREEAGRRLFGEAMERLKLAEAILSAVADLKPQLESPLMGWARGNLDDLRAQLAALVHPGFLRDTPADALAQLPRYVKAMRLRAERAVRDPARDQARMLDIKPFADALAQAVEDGVAESPGWQALRWDLEELRVSMFAQELGARAGVSPKKLAQRLQALRG; this is encoded by the coding sequence ATGAACATCCCCCGTGACCCCGCCCCCACCCGTCCCGACCGCGCCGCCCTCGAACAGGGCCGGCGCGCGCTCGACCGCGCGCTGAGCCGCGACCGCGGCCGCCTGCAGGGTCTGTGGTCGCGCTGGCAGGGCAAGCCGGCCGACGCCGGCGTGCGGCAGGCCTTCGAGCAGGCATTGAACGCGTCGATCGCCACCCGCGAGCGCCGCCTGTCGACGGTGCCGGCGGTGACGCTGGACGCGTCCCTGCCGATCGCCCGCGAAGGCGAGCGCATCATCGAGCTGATCCGCCAGCACCAGGTGGTGGTGATCGCCGGCGAGACCGGTTCGGGCAAGACCACCCAGCTGCCCAAGCTGTGCCTGGCCGCCGGGCGCGGCGTGGCCGGCATGATCGGCTGCACCCAGCCGCGCCGGATCGCCGCCCGCGCGGTGGCGCGGCGCGTGGCCGAGGAACTGAAGACCGAGCTGGGCCGTGGCGTGGGCTTCCAGGTGCGGTTCAACGACCAGGTGGGCGAGGACACCCACATCAAGTTCATGACCGATGGCATCCTGCTGGCGGAGATCGCCAGCGACCGCTGGCTGTCGGCCTACGACACGATCATCGTCGACGAAGCGCACGAGCGCAGCCTCAACATCGACTTCCTGCTGGGTTACCTGAAGCAGCTGCTGCGCAAGCGCCGCGACCTGAAGGTCATCGTCACCTCGGCCACCATCGATACCGGACGCTTCGCCCGGCATTTCGACGACGCGCCGGTGATCAGCGTGGAAGGCCGCACCTATCCGGTCGAGGTGCGCTACCGCGCGCTGGAAGGCGAGGGCGGACAGGAAGGCGACCGCACCGTCAACGACGCCATCGTCGGCGCGGTCGATGAGATCACCCGGCTGGATGCGCGCGGCGACGTGCTGGTCTTCCTGCCCGGCGAACGCGAGATCCGCGACGCGCACCAGGCGCTGGAGCGGCGCAAGTACCGCAACACCGAGGTGCTGCCGCTGTACGCGCGCCTGTCCAACCAGGACCAGGACCGCGTGTTCAATCCGGGACCGAACCGGCGCATCGTCCTGGCCACCAACGTGGCCGAGACCTCGCTGACCGTGCCGCGCATCCGCTACGTGGTCGATCCGGGCTTCGCCCGCGTCAAGCGCTACAGCCCGCGCAACAAGCTGGACCGCCTCCACATCGAACCGGTTTCGCAGGCCAGCGCCAACCAGCGCAAGGGCCGTTGCGGGCGCGTGGCCGAAGGCATCTGCTACCGCCTGTACGCCGAGGCCGATTTCCAGGCGCGACCGGAGTTCACCGACCCGGAAATCCGTCGCTCCAGCCTGGCCGGGGTGATCCTGCGCATGCTGCAGTTGGGCCTGGGCCGGATCGAGGACTTTCCGTTCCTGGAAGCGCCGGACGAGCGCGCCATCGCCGATGGCTGGCAGCAGTTGGCCGAGCTGGGCGCGATCGACGGCGAGCGCCGCCTGACCGCCATCGGCAGGCAGATGGCGCGGCTGCCGGTGGACGTGAAGCTGGCCCGTATGCTGGTGGCCGCGCAGGCCGCCGGCTGCCTGCGGCCGATGCTGGTGATCGCCTCCTTCCTGGGGATCCAGGACCCGCGCGAGCGGCCGGCGGACGCGCGCGGCGCGGCGGACACCGCGCACGCGCAGTTCGCCGATGGCCGCTCCGAGTTCGTCGGCGTCCTGCGCCTGTGGGATGCGTATCGGCAGGCCCACGAGGACCTCACCCAGTCCAGGCTGCGCGACTGGTGCGGGCGCCATTTCCTGGGCTTCCTGCGCATGCGCGAGTGGCGCGAGCTGCATCGCCAGCTGCGCCTGCTGTGCGAGGAACTGGGCTGGAAGGAAGAGGACGCCGACGCCTCGATGGCGCCGCTGCTGGACGGCAGTCGCGCGCCGCCGGTCGCGCGCGATGACGCAGCGGCCGCGAAGGCCACGCGTGGCCAGCTGCATCGTGCCGCCAGGCTGGCGCGTGAAGGCAGGACCGAAGCGGCGCCGGTGGCAGCGCGCGTGCAGCCCGAGCCGGCACCCGCCGGGGACGGCTACAGCGAGCGCGTGCGTGCCGGCGCGTACCAGACCCTGCACCGCGCGCTGATCGCCGGCCTGCCCACGCAGGTCGGCCATCGCACGGAGAAAGGCGATTTCCAGGCGCCGCGGCAACGCCGTTTCCTGCCATTCCCGGGCTCGCCGCTGTCCAAGCGGCCGCCGCCGTGGCTGCTGGTGGCCAACCTGCTGGATACCCAGAAGGTGTGGGGCATGACCCTGGCCGCGATCGAACCGGACTGGGTGATCGCCGAGCTGCCGCACCTGCTGCTGCGCAGGCACTTCGATCCGCACTGGTCGCGCGCGCAGGGGCAGGTGTTGGCCTCCGAGCAGATCAGCCTGTTCGGGCTGGTGCTGGCGCCGAAGAAGCCGGTGCACTACGGCCGTATCGCGCCGGGGGAAGCGCACGACATCTTCGTCCGGCAGGGCCTGGTCACGGGAGAGATCAACACGCGCGCCGGCTTCGTGGCCGACAATCTGAAGACGCTGGAGCAGGCCCGCGAGGAAGAAGCCAAGCTGCGCCGGGCCGGCCTGGTCGCCGATGAGGACTGGCAGGCGCGCTGGTATCTGGACCGCGTGCCGTCGGAGATCCATTCCGCGGCCGGCCTGGACGCGTGGTGGAAGGCGCTGCCGGCGGACAAGCGCCGCGCGCTGCACTGGTCGCTGACCGACCTGCTGCCCGGTGAAGGCAGCGAAGAAGACCGCTACCCGAAGTACTTCGCGCTCGGCGACGCGCGCCTGCCGCTGCACTACCGGTTCGAACCCGGCGCGGCCGACGATGGCGTGACGCTGGAGGTGCCGCTGCACCTGCTCAATGCGCTGGATCCGGCACGGCTGTCGTGGCTGGCGCCCGGCTTCGTGGCCGACAAGGCGGCCGGCCTGATCCGCAGCCTGCCCAAGGCGATGCGGCGCAACTACGTACCCGCGCCGGACTTCGGTCGCGCGTTCTTCGAGGCGTTCCCGAAGCCGACCGCCGATGATTTGCGGGGCGAACTGGCGCGTTTCCTGTCGCGGGCCACCGGCGTGGCGGTGGGTGCGATCGATTTCGATGAAACGGCGCTGGAGCCGCACCTGCGCATGAACCTGCGCCTGCGCGAGGACCCGCGCGGCGGTGACGAAGGGCGCGTGCTGGCCGAGTCGCGCGACCTGGACGCGCTGCGTGCCCGCTTCGGCGCGAAGGCCGGGCAGGCCTTCGCCGCACGCGCGGGCCGCGCGATGGCGGCGAGCGGCCTGAGGGACTTCCCGGCACAGGCCATCCCGCACGAAGTGCCGGGCGAAGCCGGCGTGCCGGCCTACCCGGCCCTGCGCGACGAGGGCGATACGGTGGCATTGCAGGTATTCGCCGACCGTGCCGAGGCCGAGGCGTCCCATCCGCACGGCGTGCGCCGCCTGCTCCGGATCGCCCTGGCCGACAAGGTGAAGCAGGCCCGCAAGCAGCTACCCGTGTCGCCCAAGACCGGCCTGCTGTACGCGGCCATCGAATCGCAGGAACGCCTGCGCGGCGACATCGTCGATGCGGCGATGAACGCCGTGCTGGCGGACGTACTGGACACGATCCGCGACCGCGCCGCGTTCGAACAGCGGCGCGAGGAGGCCGGCAGGCGCCTGTTCGGCGAAGCGATGGAAAGGCTGAAGCTGGCCGAGGCCATCCTGTCCGCCGTCGCCGACCTCAAGCCGCAGCTGGAATCGCCGCTGATGGGCTGGGCGCGCGGCAACCTGGACGACCTGCGCGCGCAGCTGGCGGCGCTGGTGCATCCCGGCTTCCTGCGCGATACGCCGGCGGATGCGCTGGCGCAGTTGCCGCGCTACGTGAAGGCGATGCGCCTGCGCGCCGAGCGCGCCGTGCGCGACCCCGCCCGCGACCAGGCCCGCATGCTGGACATCAAGCCCTTCGCCGACGCGCTGGCGCAGGCGGTGGAGGATGGCGTGGCGGAATCGCCCGGCTGGCAGGCCCTGCGCTGGGACCTGGAGGAACTGCGCGTGTCGATGTTCGCCCAGGAGCTGGGCGCGCGCGCCGGCGTGTCGCCGAAAAAGCTCGCGCAGCGCCTGCAGGCGCTGCGCGGCTGA
- a CDS encoding Dps family protein translates to MAKPKTKPAKTKAAPAGAPLASAPSAPNIDIGISSGERKKIADGLSRFLADSYTLYLKTHNFHWNITGAMFNSLHTMFETQYTEQWTALDEIAERIRALGFNAPGSYREFVNLTSIPEEPGLTDSADWREMVRQLVVGNEAVCRTARKVLDIADDADDAPTEDLLTQRLQTHEKYAWMLRSLLQ, encoded by the coding sequence ATGGCCAAGCCGAAGACCAAGCCCGCCAAGACCAAGGCCGCGCCCGCCGGCGCCCCCCTCGCCTCGGCCCCGTCGGCACCGAACATCGATATCGGGATCAGCAGCGGCGAGCGCAAGAAGATCGCCGACGGCCTGTCGCGGTTCCTGGCCGACAGCTACACGCTGTACCTGAAGACCCACAACTTCCACTGGAACATCACCGGCGCGATGTTCAATTCGCTGCATACGATGTTCGAGACGCAGTACACCGAGCAGTGGACCGCGCTGGACGAGATCGCCGAGCGCATCCGCGCGCTGGGTTTCAACGCGCCGGGTTCGTACCGCGAATTCGTCAACCTGACCTCGATCCCGGAAGAGCCGGGCCTGACCGACAGTGCCGACTGGCGCGAAATGGTCCGCCAGCTGGTGGTGGGCAACGAGGCGGTCTGCCGCACCGCGCGCAAGGTGCTGGACATCGCCGACGACGCCGACGATGCGCCGACCGAGGACCTGCTGACCCAGCGCCTGCAGACGCACGAGAAGTACGCGTGGATGCTGCGTTCGCTGCTGCAGTAA